The Streptomyces pratensis genomic interval CAGCGTCAGGGCGTCGAGCCGCCGCGACGGCGAACCGTAGCGGCCGAAGGGGCGGGGGCGCGCGGGCCCGGCGTGGGCGGCGGGTGTGCCGAGGGTGAGGGCGGCGCCCGCACCCGCGAGCAGGGTCAGCGCACTGCGTCTGCTGGGCATGGCGGTACTCCTTGCGAGGAGAGGAAGGCCGGAGCTTGCGAGGAGAGGCAGGCCGGAGCGGCGCCTTCCGGGGTGTTGGAAGGGTGCGGTGCCGCTCCGGCCGGTTCGGGGGGGGTGGGTCAGCGGACCGACGGCTTGCCGGCGCCGGCGCCCAGGCCCACCAACAGCGGGACGGCGATCGGGTGGCTGACCTTCGTGCGCAGCGTCGGGGTCCAGCCGGCGCCTTCGGTGAGCTGCTCGGTGGGCACGCCCGCGTTGTGCACGGCGATCAGGTCGGTCTTCCGCCCGTTGACGTAGTTGTTCTCCGCCGTGAGGGAGGACTCGGACCACTTCTTGAGGATGGTCGCCTTGTCGAAGCCCTTGGGGACGGTGAACGCGTTGTGCTCGGCGACGAGCTTCGACTCGGCGCCGATGCCGTACGTGTAGCCGTAGGCGGCGCCCTTGCTCGCGACGAAGTGGTTGTTGTAGGAGTCGACCTGGCCGAAGCGGACGCGGGGCGCGCGCTCCTTCACGTCCTTGAAGAGGTTGTGGTGCAGCGTGACGCGGAGCTTGCCGCGGTCGCTCGCGCCGGCGCCGTCGCTGTTGCCGATGAGCATGGTCTTGTCGTGGTCCTTGAGGACGTTCCACGACACGGTGACGAGGTCGGCTCCGCGCACGATGTCGAAGAGGCCGTCGTGCTGCTGGTAGATCTGCCCGAAGTAGTGGGGCTGGTCCGCGTCGGGGCGGTCGCCGTCGCTGAAGGTGTTGTGGTCGACCCAGACGTGGCTGGATCCGTAGACGACGAGGTTGTCGTACTCGGAGTTCCAGGCTCCCTGGTCACCGTCGGTGGGGTCCCACTGGGGGAAGCAGTCGTAGGTGTCCTCGAAGGAGATGTTGCGGACGATGACGTTGGAGACGTTCTTGACCTGGAGGCTGGCGCCGATGACGGTGGCGTCCTTGCCGACACCGACGAGCGTGGTGTTGGAGGGGACGTTCACGTTGACCGCGGCCGCCTGCAGCTTCGCGGACGCGGCGCGGGCGTCCTCCAGCGGGCCCGACGGGACGTCGGCCGTGCCCCAGACGGCCGGGTCGTAGGCGGCGAGGTACTTCTCCAGGGTGTAGCCGTCCTGCTGGTACGCCTCGCAGCCGATCGGGGTGCCGGCGGCGTCGGAGTTGCCGTGGACGGTGCCGGCGATCCTGACGATCTTCGGCGCGTCCCCGGCCTCCTCGAAGGCGGCGATGAGCTCGGCCCGGTTGGTCACGGTGTAGACGTGCTCGGGGGTGGCGGCCGCGCCGCCCGTGGTGGAGCCGTCGGCGGAGGCCCAGCCGTCACCCGCCGGGAGAACGGAGCGCTCGATCCCCTTGCCGTGGTGCTTGGGGGCCGCCTGGGCGGGG includes:
- a CDS encoding pectate lyase family protein, translating into MPARMRHVRATAVVMGCASLALAVTLPAQAAPKHHGKGIERSVLPAGDGWASADGSTTGGAAATPEHVYTVTNRAELIAAFEEAGDAPKIVRIAGTVHGNSDAAGTPIGCEAYQQDGYTLEKYLAAYDPAVWGTADVPSGPLEDARAASAKLQAAAVNVNVPSNTTLVGVGKDATVIGASLQVKNVSNVIVRNISFEDTYDCFPQWDPTDGDQGAWNSEYDNLVVYGSSHVWVDHNTFSDGDRPDADQPHYFGQIYQQHDGLFDIVRGADLVTVSWNVLKDHDKTMLIGNSDGAGASDRGKLRVTLHHNLFKDVKERAPRVRFGQVDSYNNHFVASKGAAYGYTYGIGAESKLVAEHNAFTVPKGFDKATILKKWSESSLTAENNYVNGRKTDLIAVHNAGVPTEQLTEGAGWTPTLRTKVSHPIAVPLLVGLGAGAGKPSVR